Proteins encoded together in one Mycobacterium sp. MS1601 window:
- a CDS encoding Hsp20/alpha crystallin family protein, translating into MSQVTLWSRPAWNADRWVREFFGPATSQEWFAPAPGGFSPAAEVVKDGDDAVVRLEIPGVDADKDVTVELENGRLVIHGERRDERAEQSAERTVREVRYGSFRRSFALPEHITGEDVTASYDAGVLNIRVAGAHRKPEVPGARRIAIESK; encoded by the coding sequence ATGAGTCAGGTAACGCTCTGGTCCCGTCCCGCATGGAACGCTGACCGGTGGGTGCGCGAGTTCTTCGGCCCGGCAACCAGCCAGGAGTGGTTCGCGCCGGCACCCGGCGGGTTCAGCCCGGCGGCCGAGGTGGTCAAGGACGGCGATGACGCCGTGGTCCGCCTCGAGATCCCCGGCGTCGACGCCGACAAGGACGTCACCGTGGAGCTGGAGAACGGCCGTCTCGTCATTCACGGGGAGCGTCGCGACGAGCGCGCCGAGCAGAGTGCCGAGCGCACGGTGCGCGAGGTTCGCTACGGCAGCTTCCGCCGCTCCTTCGCCCTCCCGGAGCACATCACCGGTGAGGACGTCACCGCGTCCTATGACGCCGGGGTGCTGAACATCCGGGTGGCCGGCGCGCACCGCAAGCCCGAGGTTCCGGGCGCCCGGCGCATCGCCATCGAAAGCAAGTAG
- a CDS encoding 5-oxoprolinase/urea amidolyase family protein yields the protein MSTFQREASARGTNTGRAPTLEVLRTGPLALIQDLGRAGLSHMGVGRSGAADRRAHRLANRLVANPDDWATVEITFGGFAARVSGGDLDIAVTGADTDPSVNGVPFGTNSIQHVRDGQLIELGVPATGMRSYLAVRGGIAVDPVLGSRSYDVMSAIGPLPLQAGATLPVGRHSDDYPELDQAPVAPIEGRMLDLRVAPGPRDDWFADPDALVHTVWVASERSDRVGMRLSGTPMQHRWPDRQLPSEGATRGAIQVPPNGQPVILGPDHPVTGGYPVAGVIIDADIDKVAQIRPGQPVRLHWSRPRTAA from the coding sequence ATGAGCACTTTCCAGCGAGAAGCGAGTGCACGAGGGACGAACACCGGACGCGCACCGACGTTGGAGGTACTCCGCACCGGGCCGCTGGCGTTGATCCAGGACCTGGGCCGCGCCGGGCTGTCGCACATGGGCGTGGGGCGCTCCGGTGCGGCGGACCGGCGTGCCCATCGGCTGGCCAACCGACTTGTGGCCAACCCCGATGACTGGGCCACCGTCGAGATCACCTTCGGCGGGTTCGCCGCCCGGGTGTCCGGCGGCGACCTCGACATCGCCGTCACCGGCGCCGACACCGACCCGTCGGTCAATGGAGTTCCTTTCGGCACCAACAGCATTCAGCATGTCCGCGACGGTCAGCTGATCGAACTGGGAGTTCCCGCCACCGGAATGCGCAGCTATCTCGCCGTCCGCGGTGGTATCGCCGTCGATCCTGTCCTGGGGTCGCGCAGCTACGACGTGATGTCGGCGATCGGACCGTTGCCTCTGCAAGCCGGCGCCACCCTGCCGGTGGGCAGACACAGCGACGACTACCCCGAACTCGATCAGGCTCCCGTCGCACCCATCGAAGGCCGGATGCTCGATCTGCGGGTGGCTCCCGGCCCCCGCGACGACTGGTTCGCCGACCCCGATGCCCTGGTGCACACAGTGTGGGTGGCGTCCGAGCGCAGTGACCGGGTGGGCATGCGCCTGTCCGGCACCCCGATGCAGCACCGCTGGCCGGACCGACAGCTGCCGTCGGAAGGAGCCACCCGCGGCGCCATCCAGGTGCCGCCCAACGGCCAGCCCGTCATCCTGGGCCCCGACCACCCGGTTACCGGCGGCTATCCCGTCGCCGGGGTGATCATCGACGCCGACATCGACAAGGTGGCACAGATCCGCCCCGGGCAGCCGGTGCGGCTGCACTGGTCACGACCACGAACGGCTGCTTAG
- a CDS encoding queuosine precursor transporter: MSIEHSGQPTGYATVGASYYPILVAVFTALVLISNITATKGVAFGPLLTDGGFLVFPLTYVIGDVLSEVYGLKAARRAIIVGFLMQALLVAALWSTVRLPAAEGYENQAVLETMVGSITGLAVAGLAGFLVGQLVNAYLVVRIKQRTKESHLWARLLGSTVVGQFADTLVFCAVAAPIIGFGDMSSFAVYAALGWIYKCAVEAALLPVTYRVIAFVKDREPSYQPLR; this comes from the coding sequence ATGAGCATCGAACACTCTGGGCAGCCCACCGGGTACGCAACGGTGGGCGCTTCGTACTACCCCATCCTCGTGGCGGTGTTCACCGCCCTCGTCCTGATCTCCAACATCACCGCCACCAAAGGGGTGGCCTTCGGCCCGTTGCTGACCGACGGCGGATTCCTGGTGTTCCCCCTCACCTACGTCATCGGCGACGTGCTATCCGAGGTCTACGGACTCAAAGCCGCGCGACGCGCGATCATCGTCGGCTTCCTCATGCAGGCGCTACTGGTCGCCGCGCTCTGGAGCACCGTCCGACTGCCCGCCGCCGAGGGATACGAGAACCAGGCGGTCCTGGAGACCATGGTGGGATCCATCACTGGTCTCGCGGTCGCCGGGCTCGCCGGATTCCTGGTCGGCCAGTTGGTCAACGCCTATCTCGTGGTACGAATCAAGCAGCGCACCAAGGAGTCTCACCTGTGGGCGCGCCTGCTGGGCTCTACCGTCGTCGGCCAGTTCGCCGACACTCTGGTCTTCTGCGCCGTGGCCGCGCCGATCATCGGATTCGGTGACATGTCGTCGTTCGCCGTGTACGCCGCGCTGGGCTGGATCTACAAGTGCGCCGTCGAGGCCGCGCTGCTGCCCGTCACCTACCGGGTGATCGCGTTCGTCAAAGATCGTGAGCCCAGCTATCAACCTCTGCGGTGA
- a CDS encoding sirohydrochlorin chelatase, translating into MNPILVAHGTRKAAGVDMIGELADRVSSQLGQRVRVAFVDVLGPTPAEVLRTVDGPAILVPAFLSAGYHVRRDIPEHVEASGHSDVRVTKALGPCPQMVRVVTDRLVESGWRHGDSVIMAAAGTSDPHAQHDLRVTATLLSAALGSRVELAYAATGEPRVADAVATLRERGARRVVVASYLLADGLFQDRLRDSGADVVSEPLGLHLGTVRLIANRFRRAQVSGDVWSLSGAHHR; encoded by the coding sequence GTGAACCCGATACTGGTGGCACACGGCACCCGGAAAGCGGCGGGCGTGGACATGATCGGCGAACTGGCCGACCGGGTCTCCTCCCAGCTGGGGCAGCGAGTTCGGGTGGCCTTTGTCGACGTACTGGGCCCCACGCCCGCCGAGGTGCTGCGCACCGTCGACGGCCCGGCAATCCTGGTTCCGGCGTTCCTGTCTGCGGGCTATCACGTCCGCCGCGACATTCCTGAGCATGTCGAGGCCAGCGGTCATTCCGACGTGAGGGTGACAAAGGCGCTGGGGCCGTGCCCCCAGATGGTGCGAGTGGTGACCGATCGCCTGGTCGAATCAGGCTGGCGCCATGGAGATTCGGTGATCATGGCCGCTGCGGGCACATCCGATCCGCATGCCCAGCACGACCTTCGAGTGACGGCGACACTGCTGTCGGCCGCCCTCGGTAGCCGGGTGGAACTGGCTTACGCGGCCACCGGGGAACCCCGCGTGGCGGATGCGGTGGCCACATTGCGTGAGCGTGGTGCGCGGCGGGTGGTGGTGGCCTCCTACCTGTTGGCCGACGGCCTGTTCCAGGATCGGCTGCGAGACTCCGGTGCCGATGTGGTCAGCGAGCCATTGGGCCTGCATCTGGGCACGGTGCGCTTGATCGCCAATCGCTTTCGGCGGGCCCAGGTTTCCGGTGATGTGTGGAGCCTCAGCGGCGCCCACCACCGCTGA
- a CDS encoding flavin reductase family protein → MSARSDLSPTNLREAFGHFPSGVIAIAAEVDGTRIGLAASTFVPVSLDPPLVSFCVQNNSTTWPKLKDLPLLGISVLGEAHDAAARTLAAKTGDRFAGLTTVSTDGGAVFIDGTSVWLESAIEQLVPAGDHTIVVLRVSSLTVHEEVAPIVFHRSTFRRLGS, encoded by the coding sequence ATGAGTGCACGCAGCGACCTGTCTCCAACCAACCTGCGGGAGGCCTTCGGCCACTTCCCGTCAGGGGTCATCGCCATCGCCGCCGAGGTGGACGGCACCCGGATAGGGCTGGCGGCCAGCACGTTCGTGCCGGTGTCGCTGGACCCGCCGCTGGTGTCGTTCTGCGTCCAGAACAACTCGACCACCTGGCCCAAGCTCAAGGACCTGCCACTGCTGGGCATCAGTGTGCTCGGCGAGGCGCATGACGCCGCCGCGCGCACGCTGGCTGCCAAGACCGGAGACCGGTTCGCCGGCTTGACCACGGTGTCGACCGACGGGGGTGCAGTCTTCATCGACGGCACCAGCGTGTGGCTGGAGAGCGCCATCGAGCAACTGGTGCCCGCCGGTGACCACACCATCGTGGTGCTGCGGGTCAGCTCACTGACCGTCCACGAAGAAGTGGCACCGATCGTGTTTCACCGCAGCACGTTCCGTCGGCTCGGCAGCTAG
- a CDS encoding succinate dehydrogenase/fumarate reductase iron-sulfur subunit, with product MADISEKNEVNLRVWRGDAGGGELRDYTVEVNDGEVVLDIIHRLQATQAGDLAVRWNCKAGKCGSCSAEINGRPRLMCMTRMSTFDPAETVTITPMRTFPVMRDLVTDVSFNYEKARQIPSFTPPKDLQPGEYRMQQEDVNRSQEFRKCIECFLCQNVCHVVRDHEENKENFAGPRFHMRIAELDMHPLDTVDRKDMAQDDFGLGYCNITKCCTEVCPEHIKITDNALIPMKERVADRKYDPIVWLGNKLFRR from the coding sequence ATGGCTGACATATCCGAGAAGAACGAAGTGAACCTGCGGGTGTGGCGTGGCGACGCAGGCGGCGGCGAGCTGCGGGACTACACCGTTGAGGTGAATGACGGCGAGGTGGTGCTCGACATCATCCACCGGCTGCAAGCCACCCAAGCCGGCGACCTCGCCGTGCGGTGGAACTGCAAGGCCGGTAAGTGCGGGTCGTGCTCGGCAGAGATCAACGGCCGCCCCCGCCTGATGTGCATGACCCGAATGTCGACGTTCGACCCCGCCGAGACGGTGACCATCACGCCGATGCGCACGTTTCCGGTGATGCGCGACCTGGTGACCGACGTGTCGTTCAATTACGAAAAGGCGCGCCAGATCCCGTCGTTCACGCCGCCCAAGGACCTGCAGCCCGGAGAGTATCGGATGCAGCAGGAGGATGTGAACCGCTCGCAGGAGTTCCGCAAGTGCATCGAGTGCTTCCTGTGCCAGAACGTGTGTCACGTGGTGCGTGATCACGAGGAGAACAAGGAGAATTTCGCAGGTCCGCGTTTCCACATGCGCATCGCCGAGTTGGACATGCATCCGTTGGACACCGTGGACCGCAAAGACATGGCGCAAGACGATTTCGGGCTCGGCTACTGCAACATCACCAAGTGCTGCACCGAGGTTTGCCCCGAGCACATCAAGATCACCGACAACGCGCTGATCCCGATGAAGGAACGGGTGGCCGACCGCAAATACGACCCGATCGTGTGGCTGGGGAACAAACTCTTCCGGCGATGA
- the nirD gene encoding nitrite reductase small subunit NirD: MTLLGDIKNDVQIWTAACAYDFLIPGRGVGVLLDDGSQAALFRLDDGSVVAVGNIDPFSGAAVLSRGIVGDRGGRACVQSPIKKQAFAFEDGTCLDDPSVSVPVYAARVDDDGTVHVGR, encoded by the coding sequence ATGACACTACTCGGTGACATCAAGAACGACGTTCAGATCTGGACCGCGGCCTGCGCCTACGATTTTCTGATCCCCGGCCGCGGGGTGGGCGTGCTGCTCGACGACGGCTCGCAGGCCGCGCTGTTCCGGCTCGATGACGGCAGTGTGGTCGCGGTGGGCAACATCGATCCGTTTTCGGGGGCGGCGGTGTTGTCCCGCGGTATCGTCGGAGACCGCGGCGGACGCGCCTGTGTGCAGTCGCCGATCAAGAAGCAGGCCTTCGCCTTCGAAGACGGCACCTGTCTCGACGACCCGTCGGTGTCGGTGCCGGTTTATGCGGCGCGGGTCGACGACGACGGCACCGTGCACGTCGGTCGCTGA
- a CDS encoding isocitrate lyase/PEP mutase family protein, with amino-acid sequence MSTAALAAKADALLALHQPGNPVVLPTVWDAWSAALAVDAGFVALTVGSHPVADSIGKPDNEGMAFEDLLTRVAQITAKVDVPISVDIESGYGLPAEELVSGLLRVGAVGLNIEDTVHGEGGRLRSSSEHAALVGGLRAAADGAGVHVVVNARTDYILNQHGDEADRVDTAIARMKDAAEAGADSLYPVGRHTDEVQRRLTSELPLPVNAIALPDQDDPASFGSLGVGRISFGPFFQMALAARAKEILGRWS; translated from the coding sequence ATCTCCACTGCGGCTCTGGCGGCGAAGGCCGACGCGCTGCTTGCATTGCATCAGCCTGGAAATCCCGTGGTGTTGCCGACCGTGTGGGACGCGTGGTCGGCGGCGCTGGCGGTGGACGCCGGATTCGTGGCACTCACCGTGGGCAGCCACCCGGTGGCCGATTCGATCGGTAAGCCCGACAACGAGGGCATGGCGTTCGAGGACCTGCTGACGCGGGTCGCGCAGATCACCGCCAAGGTCGATGTGCCGATCTCGGTGGACATCGAGTCGGGTTACGGGCTGCCCGCCGAAGAGTTGGTGTCGGGCCTGCTGCGGGTGGGTGCGGTGGGGCTCAACATCGAGGACACAGTGCACGGTGAAGGCGGGCGGTTGCGCTCGTCGAGCGAGCATGCCGCTCTGGTGGGTGGCCTGCGCGCTGCTGCCGACGGCGCCGGCGTGCACGTGGTGGTCAACGCCCGTACCGATTACATCCTCAACCAGCACGGTGACGAGGCCGACCGCGTGGACACCGCGATTGCGCGGATGAAGGACGCCGCCGAGGCCGGCGCCGACAGTCTGTACCCGGTGGGTCGCCACACCGATGAGGTGCAGCGTCGTCTCACCTCCGAGCTGCCGCTGCCGGTGAACGCCATTGCACTGCCGGATCAGGACGATCCGGCGTCGTTCGGGTCGCTGGGGGTGGGTCGGATCAGCTTCGGTCCGTTCTTCCAGATGGCGTTGGCCGCCCGGGCCAAGGAAATTCTCGGGCGCTGGAGCTGA
- a CDS encoding GNAT family N-acetyltransferase has protein sequence MHTQVLTARLVHTSDLGAETHENARTMVLEAFAGEFSEADWEHALGGMHALICHRGALLAHAAVVQRHLLYQNKALRCGYVEALAVREDHRGQGLATALMDAAEQVIRGAHQIGALSASELGRPVYEQRGWLPWRGATSVLAPDGLTRTPDDDGAVFVFPVSVDVDTSAELTCDWRDGDVW, from the coding sequence GTGCACACCCAGGTCCTCACCGCCCGCCTGGTCCATACCTCGGATCTCGGTGCCGAGACCCACGAGAACGCGCGAACGATGGTCCTCGAGGCGTTTGCCGGCGAGTTCAGCGAGGCCGACTGGGAACACGCACTGGGCGGCATGCATGCACTGATCTGCCATCGCGGCGCCCTGTTGGCCCATGCTGCGGTGGTACAGCGCCACCTTCTCTATCAGAACAAGGCTCTGCGCTGTGGGTACGTCGAAGCGCTTGCGGTGCGCGAGGACCACAGGGGCCAGGGTTTGGCGACCGCCCTGATGGACGCCGCCGAGCAGGTGATCCGCGGGGCACATCAGATCGGTGCACTGTCCGCCTCCGAACTGGGCCGACCCGTGTACGAACAGCGTGGTTGGTTGCCGTGGCGCGGCGCCACCTCCGTGCTGGCTCCCGACGGCCTGACCCGCACCCCCGACGATGACGGCGCGGTGTTCGTGTTTCCGGTGTCGGTCGACGTCGACACCTCCGCTGAGCTGACGTGTGACTGGCGGGACGGGGACGTCTGGTAG
- the nirB gene encoding nitrite reductase large subunit NirB, with the protein MQSKRELVVVGHGMVAHRLVEAVRARDESGQWRITVLSEEADAAYDRVGLTAYTEHWDRARLALPGSSYDGDAAVQLRLGATVVEIDRQDKVAVTAEGERFGYDALVLATGSYAWVPPVPGHDLPGCHVYRTLDDLDAIRSDVQAALQAGHTSAGVVIGGGLLGLEAANALRSFGIDAHVVERAPRLMAQQLDPAGGALLSRMISGLGISVHVDVGTDSIERTDHETLAVSLSDGTLIDAGLVIFAAGVRPRDELARAADLEVADRGGVITDLSCTTRDPNIFAVGEVAAIEGRCYGLVAPGYAGAEVVADRLLGGGAEFPGADMSTKLKLLGVDVASFGDAMGATPNCLEVVVNDAVNHTYAKLVLSDDATTLLGGVLVGDASAYGVLRPMVGGQLPGDPMSLIAPQSASGTPALGVGALPDSAQVCSCNNVTKHDLKCAIADGCADVPALKKCTAAGTSCGSCVPLLKQLLEAEGVIQSKALCEHFPHSRAEMYEIITATEVRTFSGLLERHGRGSGCDICKPVVASILASTSSDHILSGEQASLQDSNDHFLANIQRNGSYSVVPRVPGGDITPEHLILIGQIAKDFGLYTKITGGQRIDMFGARVDQLPQIWARLVEGGMESGHAYGKSLRTVKSCVGSDWCRYGQQDSVQMAIDLELRYRGLRAPHKIKMGVSGCARECAEARGKDVGVIATENGWNLYVGGNGGMTPRHAELLAGDLDAETLVRYIDRFLMFYIRTADRLQRTAPWVESLDGGLEHLKDVVCNDSLGLAAEFEAAMARHVEGYACEWKGVLEDPDKLSRFVSFVNAPGAPDPTVTFEKRSGRMVPVGMPAMPAKEKSS; encoded by the coding sequence ATGCAGTCCAAGCGGGAACTCGTGGTTGTGGGCCACGGCATGGTGGCACACCGTCTGGTGGAGGCGGTGCGCGCACGCGACGAGTCGGGGCAGTGGCGAATCACCGTGCTGTCGGAGGAAGCCGACGCGGCCTATGACAGGGTGGGGCTGACGGCCTACACCGAGCACTGGGACCGTGCCCGGCTGGCACTGCCGGGTAGCAGCTACGACGGCGACGCCGCCGTGCAGCTGCGCCTCGGTGCCACCGTCGTCGAGATCGACCGGCAGGACAAAGTAGCCGTGACCGCTGAGGGAGAGCGGTTCGGCTACGACGCCCTGGTGCTGGCGACGGGCTCCTATGCATGGGTGCCCCCGGTTCCCGGCCACGATCTGCCCGGGTGTCACGTCTACCGCACGCTCGACGACCTGGATGCCATCAGGTCCGACGTGCAGGCTGCGCTGCAGGCCGGGCACACCAGCGCCGGTGTGGTGATCGGCGGCGGGCTGCTCGGTCTGGAGGCGGCGAATGCGTTGCGCAGCTTCGGTATCGATGCCCACGTGGTGGAGCGCGCACCCCGCCTGATGGCCCAACAGCTCGACCCGGCGGGCGGGGCTCTGCTCAGTCGGATGATCTCCGGCCTGGGCATCTCGGTGCACGTCGACGTCGGCACCGACTCCATCGAGCGCACCGATCACGAGACGCTGGCTGTTTCCCTGTCTGACGGCACCCTGATCGATGCCGGACTGGTGATCTTCGCCGCCGGAGTGCGACCGCGTGACGAGCTGGCCCGAGCAGCAGATCTGGAAGTCGCCGATCGCGGTGGCGTCATCACCGACTTGTCCTGCACTACAAGGGATCCCAACATATTTGCGGTCGGCGAGGTGGCGGCCATCGAAGGCCGGTGTTATGGCCTGGTGGCCCCGGGTTATGCCGGTGCCGAGGTGGTGGCCGACCGGCTGCTCGGCGGCGGAGCCGAGTTCCCCGGGGCCGACATGTCGACCAAGCTCAAGCTCCTCGGCGTCGACGTGGCCAGCTTCGGCGATGCCATGGGTGCCACTCCGAACTGCCTGGAGGTGGTGGTCAACGACGCGGTGAATCACACCTACGCCAAACTGGTGCTCTCCGACGACGCCACGACACTGCTCGGCGGTGTTCTTGTCGGCGATGCGTCCGCCTATGGTGTGCTGCGACCCATGGTCGGGGGGCAGCTGCCAGGTGATCCGATGTCCCTCATAGCACCTCAGTCCGCCAGTGGCACACCAGCTCTCGGTGTGGGAGCCCTGCCTGACAGCGCGCAGGTATGCTCATGCAACAACGTCACCAAGCATGATCTGAAGTGCGCGATCGCCGACGGCTGCGCCGATGTGCCCGCGCTGAAGAAGTGCACCGCCGCGGGCACGTCGTGCGGATCGTGTGTGCCGCTGCTCAAGCAGCTCCTCGAGGCCGAAGGCGTCATCCAGTCCAAGGCATTGTGTGAGCACTTCCCGCACTCGCGCGCCGAGATGTACGAGATCATCACCGCGACCGAGGTGCGTACCTTCTCCGGGCTGCTGGAACGCCACGGCCGTGGAAGCGGTTGTGACATCTGCAAACCCGTGGTCGCGTCCATTCTGGCATCCACCAGCTCCGATCACATCCTCTCCGGCGAGCAGGCTTCGCTGCAAGATTCCAATGACCACTTCCTGGCCAACATCCAACGAAACGGCAGTTACTCGGTGGTGCCACGGGTGCCCGGCGGTGACATCACACCTGAGCATCTGATCCTGATAGGCCAGATCGCCAAGGATTTCGGGCTGTACACCAAGATCACCGGTGGTCAGCGCATCGACATGTTCGGCGCGCGGGTCGATCAACTGCCGCAGATCTGGGCTCGCCTCGTCGAGGGGGGAATGGAGTCCGGACATGCCTACGGCAAGTCGCTGCGCACGGTGAAGAGCTGTGTCGGCAGCGACTGGTGCCGCTACGGGCAACAGGATTCGGTGCAGATGGCCATCGATCTGGAGCTGCGCTATCGCGGCCTGCGGGCCCCGCACAAGATCAAGATGGGCGTGTCGGGCTGCGCTCGTGAGTGCGCAGAGGCGCGCGGCAAGGACGTCGGCGTGATCGCCACCGAGAACGGCTGGAATCTCTACGTCGGCGGCAACGGTGGGATGACACCGCGCCACGCCGAGCTGCTGGCCGGTGACCTGGATGCCGAAACCCTGGTCCGCTATATCGACCGGTTCCTGATGTTCTACATCCGCACCGCTGACCGATTGCAGCGCACCGCGCCCTGGGTCGAGTCGTTGGACGGTGGCCTGGAGCATCTCAAAGACGTTGTGTGCAATGACTCCCTGGGCTTGGCCGCCGAATTCGAGGCCGCGATGGCGCGGCACGTCGAGGGTTATGCCTGTGAGTGGAAAGGCGTGTTGGAGGACCCCGACAAGCTGTCCCGGTTTGTCTCGTTCGTCAACGCCCCAGGTGCCCCTGACCCCACGGTGACGTTCGAAAAGCGTTCCGGTCGAATGGTTCCGGTTGGTATGCCGGCCATGCCCGCCAAGGAGAAGAGCTCATGA
- a CDS encoding uroporphyrinogen-III synthase, whose protein sequence is MSEVDWAPLTGYRVAVTSARRSEELSALLRRRGATVTSAAAIAMVPLPDDVELHQYTEELIETPPDIVVATTGIGFRGWVAAADGWGLAAELIAALSQARVVSRGPKATGALRAASLPEEWSPESESSREVLRYLLEKGVGGQRIAVQLHGATDEWDPFPEFLDELRNAGAHVVPIRVYRWTPAPTGGAFDQLVTGIAEQQFDAVSFTSAPAVAATLMRAREMGIEDAVIMALRTNVHAMCVGPVTARPLVRLGVPTSAPERMRLGALARHITDELPVLQSRVLTAAGHLVEIRGTCVLVDGVVKSLSPAAMVTMRALALRPGTVVSRHDLLAALPGAGTDTHAVETAVLRLRTALGDKNIVATVVKRGYRLAVDQL, encoded by the coding sequence ATGAGTGAGGTGGACTGGGCCCCGCTCACCGGATATCGCGTTGCCGTGACATCGGCCCGCCGTTCCGAGGAGCTGAGCGCATTGCTGCGGCGCCGGGGTGCCACAGTGACCAGTGCCGCCGCCATCGCGATGGTGCCGCTGCCCGACGATGTCGAACTGCACCAGTACACCGAGGAACTCATCGAGACGCCGCCGGACATCGTGGTGGCCACCACCGGAATCGGTTTCCGCGGGTGGGTGGCCGCCGCCGACGGCTGGGGCCTGGCGGCCGAGTTGATCGCCGCACTGTCGCAGGCTCGCGTGGTGTCCCGGGGCCCGAAGGCCACCGGCGCGCTGCGCGCGGCATCACTGCCCGAGGAGTGGTCGCCGGAATCCGAGTCCTCCCGCGAGGTACTGCGCTACCTGCTGGAGAAGGGCGTCGGCGGCCAGCGCATCGCGGTGCAGCTGCACGGAGCCACCGACGAGTGGGATCCGTTCCCCGAGTTCCTCGACGAGCTGCGTAACGCCGGCGCTCATGTGGTGCCCATCCGGGTGTACCGCTGGACGCCGGCGCCCACCGGAGGCGCGTTCGACCAGTTGGTGACGGGCATCGCCGAGCAACAGTTCGACGCCGTGAGCTTCACCTCGGCTCCTGCGGTGGCCGCGACGTTGATGAGGGCCAGGGAGATGGGCATCGAGGACGCCGTGATCATGGCCCTGCGTACCAACGTGCACGCGATGTGTGTCGGTCCGGTGACGGCTCGCCCGCTGGTGCGGCTGGGCGTGCCGACATCAGCCCCGGAGCGAATGCGGTTGGGCGCCTTGGCCCGTCACATCACCGACGAGCTGCCCGTGCTGCAGTCGCGGGTGCTGACCGCCGCCGGTCACCTGGTGGAGATCCGCGGGACCTGCGTGCTGGTGGACGGCGTGGTGAAGTCACTGTCACCCGCCGCGATGGTCACCATGCGGGCACTGGCACTGCGGCCGGGCACCGTAGTCTCCCGCCACGACCTGCTGGCCGCACTGCCGGGAGCGGGCACCGACACCCACGCCGTCGAAACGGCCGTGCTGCGGCTGCGAACGGCACTGGGCGACAAGAACATCGTCGCCACCGTCGTCAAACGCGGTTACCGGCTGGCGGTTGACCAGCTGTGA
- a CDS encoding 5-oxoprolinase subunit B family protein, with the protein MSAIVDTRMAVRDYGDQALLLECADTDEVLAWTDVLTKAALPGVLDIVPAARTVLIKLDRPAFQAPTRQRLAALSIEEAAATTAADAQADVIIDVTYDGADLEEVARLTGLDTAAVVAAHTGTLWRVGFGGFAPGFAYLIGGDPRLEVPRRSEPRTKVPAGAVGLAGPFSGVYPRESPGGWQLIGHTDAVLWDIDRPNPALLTPGMWVQFKAVS; encoded by the coding sequence ATGAGCGCGATCGTGGATACCCGAATGGCCGTTCGTGACTACGGCGACCAGGCGCTGCTGCTCGAATGTGCAGACACCGACGAGGTGCTGGCCTGGACCGACGTCCTGACCAAGGCAGCTCTGCCCGGTGTCCTGGACATCGTGCCCGCGGCCCGCACCGTGTTGATCAAGCTGGACAGACCGGCCTTCCAGGCGCCCACCCGGCAACGGCTGGCCGCCCTGTCCATCGAGGAGGCCGCGGCGACGACGGCTGCCGACGCACAGGCCGACGTCATCATCGACGTCACTTACGACGGTGCCGACCTCGAGGAGGTGGCCCGCCTCACCGGCCTCGACACCGCGGCCGTCGTCGCCGCACACACCGGCACCTTGTGGCGCGTCGGATTCGGCGGCTTCGCACCGGGTTTCGCCTACCTCATCGGTGGCGATCCCCGGCTCGAAGTACCACGGCGGTCCGAGCCGCGCACCAAGGTGCCCGCGGGCGCAGTGGGCCTGGCCGGCCCGTTCAGTGGCGTCTACCCGCGGGAATCTCCCGGCGGGTGGCAATTGATCGGGCATACCGACGCGGTGCTGTGGGACATCGACCGCCCGAACCCCGCCCTACTGACGCCGGGCATGTGGGTGCAGTTCAAGGCCGTCTCATGA